One window of Mesorhizobium sp. PAMC28654 genomic DNA carries:
- a CDS encoding YMGG-like glycine zipper-containing protein gives MKKMMLLMALLVPLGACSQTERGATIGGLGGAAVGAAVAGNPVEGAVIGGAVGAVAGAIIGRASERGECRYRGRDGRPYVAHCPRGSNYW, from the coding sequence ATGAAGAAAATGATGCTTTTGATGGCCCTTCTGGTACCGCTTGGGGCCTGCTCGCAAACGGAACGCGGGGCGACAATCGGCGGACTGGGCGGTGCCGCGGTCGGCGCCGCGGTGGCAGGAAATCCGGTTGAAGGCGCCGTGATCGGCGGTGCGGTTGGTGCCGTAGCCGGCGCGATCATCGGGCGGGCGAGCGAACGAGGCGAGTGCCGTTATCGCGGTCGCGATGGTCGTCCATACGTTGCCCATTGCCCGCGCGGGTCAAACTATTGGTAG
- the rpsP gene encoding 30S ribosomal protein S16 → MPLKIRLARAGSKKRPYYHVVVADARSPRDGRFIEALGSWNPLLPKDGERVKVDADRVKHWLSHGAQPTDRVLRFLDEAGIAKRDARSNPNKAEPGKKAQERAALLKKAQEDAAAAVAAAAAAPAEAATAE, encoded by the coding sequence ATGCCACTGAAAATCCGACTGGCCCGCGCGGGCTCGAAGAAGCGTCCCTACTACCACGTCGTCGTTGCCGACGCCCGTTCGCCCCGCGACGGCCGTTTCATCGAGGCGCTCGGCTCGTGGAACCCGCTGCTGCCCAAGGATGGCGAACGCGTCAAGGTCGACGCCGACCGCGTCAAGCATTGGCTCTCGCACGGTGCCCAGCCGACCGACCGCGTGCTCCGCTTCCTCGACGAAGCCGGCATTGCCAAGCGCGACGCCCGCTCCAACCCGAACAAGGCAGAGCCGGGCAAGAAGGCGCAGGAACGCGCCGCCCTGCTGAAGAAGGCGCAGGAAGATGCCGCCGCCGCTGTTGCAGCCGCGGCAGCCGCACCGGCGGAAGCCGCCACCGCGGAGTAA
- a CDS encoding chorismate mutase translates to MNEEKDMADARIILADYRASIDNIDAALIHMLAERFRCTKAVGVLKATHGLPPADPAREQQQIARLRQLAKDAHLDPDFAEKFLNFVVREVIRHHEQIAASNGVAKTN, encoded by the coding sequence ATGAACGAAGAGAAGGACATGGCCGACGCACGCATCATCCTGGCCGACTATCGCGCCTCGATCGACAACATCGACGCCGCGCTCATCCACATGCTGGCCGAGCGCTTCCGCTGCACCAAGGCGGTTGGCGTGCTGAAGGCGACGCATGGTCTGCCCCCGGCCGACCCGGCGCGCGAGCAGCAGCAGATCGCACGTCTTCGGCAACTGGCGAAAGATGCCCATCTCGACCCGGATTTCGCGGAAAAATTCCTCAACTTCGTCGTCCGCGAAGTGATCCGCCACCACGAACAGATCGCCGCTTCCAACGGCGTGGCCAAGACCAACTGA
- the ffh gene encoding signal recognition particle protein: MFESLQERIGSILNGLTGRGALSEADVSAALREVRRALLEADVALEVVRSFTDKVREKAVGAAVVKSIKPGQMVVKIVHDELVEMLGAEGVAIDLNAPAPVVIMMVGLQGSGKTTTSAKIAKRLSERQNKKVLMASLDTRRPAAQEQLRQLGEQVKVATLPIIEGQTPVDIARRAVQAAKLGGHDVVILDTAGRTHIDEPLMVEMADIKKVSSPHEILLVADSLTGQDAVNLAKSFDERVGITGLVLTRMDGDGRGGAALSMRAVTGKPIKLIGTGEKMDGLEEFHPKRIADRILGMGDIVSLVEKAAENIDAEQAAAMAKKMQSGKFDLNDLAGQLQQMSKMGGMGGIMGMMPGMGKMKDQMAAAGLDDKMFGRQLAIISSMTKAERANPDVLKHSRKKRIAAGSGTDAAEINKLLKMHRGMADMMKAMGGKGKGGGLMRGMMGGLASKMGLGGMMPGGMGGMMGGGMPDLSKMDPKQLEALQKQAQAAGIGGMKGLPSGLPGGGGLPGLPGGMKLPGLPGMGGGLPGLGKKK, translated from the coding sequence ATGTTTGAATCACTACAGGAACGTATTGGTTCGATCCTGAACGGCCTGACCGGCCGCGGCGCCCTGTCGGAGGCTGATGTCTCGGCAGCGCTGCGCGAGGTGCGCCGTGCGCTGCTCGAAGCCGACGTCGCGCTGGAAGTTGTGCGTTCCTTCACCGACAAGGTGCGCGAGAAGGCCGTCGGCGCCGCCGTGGTGAAGTCGATCAAGCCCGGTCAGATGGTCGTCAAGATCGTCCATGACGAACTGGTCGAGATGCTGGGCGCCGAGGGCGTCGCCATCGACCTCAATGCCCCGGCTCCCGTCGTCATCATGATGGTCGGCCTGCAGGGCTCCGGCAAGACGACGACTTCGGCCAAGATCGCCAAACGCCTTTCCGAGCGTCAGAACAAGAAGGTTCTGATGGCCTCGCTCGACACACGGCGTCCCGCGGCGCAGGAGCAGCTTCGCCAGCTCGGCGAGCAGGTCAAGGTCGCCACGCTGCCTATCATCGAGGGCCAGACGCCGGTCGACATCGCCCGCCGCGCCGTTCAGGCGGCCAAGCTTGGCGGCCACGACGTCGTCATCCTCGACACCGCCGGCCGCACCCATATCGACGAGCCGCTGATGGTCGAGATGGCCGACATCAAGAAGGTGTCGAGCCCACACGAAATCCTGCTGGTCGCCGATTCGTTGACCGGCCAGGACGCCGTCAATCTGGCGAAGAGCTTCGACGAGCGCGTCGGCATCACCGGCCTGGTGCTGACCCGCATGGACGGCGACGGCCGTGGCGGCGCCGCATTGTCCATGCGCGCCGTCACCGGCAAGCCGATCAAGCTGATCGGTACCGGCGAGAAGATGGACGGGCTGGAAGAGTTCCATCCCAAGCGCATCGCCGACCGCATCCTCGGCATGGGCGACATCGTCAGCCTCGTCGAAAAGGCTGCCGAAAACATCGACGCCGAGCAGGCGGCGGCGATGGCCAAGAAGATGCAGTCGGGCAAGTTCGACCTGAACGACCTCGCCGGCCAGCTTCAGCAGATGTCGAAGATGGGCGGCATGGGCGGCATCATGGGCATGATGCCGGGCATGGGCAAGATGAAGGACCAGATGGCCGCGGCCGGCCTCGACGACAAGATGTTCGGCCGCCAGCTCGCCATCATCTCGTCGATGACCAAGGCCGAGCGCGCCAACCCGGACGTACTCAAGCATTCGCGCAAGAAGCGCATCGCCGCTGGCTCCGGCACCGACGCGGCCGAGATCAACAAGCTGCTCAAGATGCATCGCGGCATGGCCGACATGATGAAGGCGATGGGCGGCAAGGGCAAAGGCGGCGGCCTCATGCGTGGCATGATGGGCGGCCTCGCCTCCAAGATGGGCCTCGGCGGCATGATGCCCGGCGGCATGGGTGGCATGATGGGCGGTGGCATGCCCGACCTTTCGAAGATGGACCCGAAACAGCTCGAAGCGCTGCAGAAGCAGGCACAGGCGGCCGGCATCGGCGGCATGAAGGGCTTGCCCAGTGGTCTTCCAGGAGGCGGTGGCCTGCCCGGATTGCCCGGCGGCATGAAACTCCCGGGCCTGCCCGGCATGGGCGGCGGTTTGCCCGGTCTCGGCAAGAAGAAGTGA
- a CDS encoding CPBP family intramembrane glutamic endopeptidase, translating into MTIDPTAFERYRQSPNDWTTLPRLLFGTAITVALWVGMTMAVLLGGTYFYVIWQASIGGSPLSGGAVQNFLASPQGILTALATFAGIWLGLWIAMRWVHGEPLAALVGASRRVSRSGFLKGLVAVLITSLLSEILLYLLQPEIARGAISLSTWLLFLIPIVALTLLQTSSEEALFRGYLLRGLANRFKSPFIWALVPGLLFTSLHWSSSSSAAINTSVLASIAAFALLLTLLVYATGNLGAAFGVHLGNNLTGFLLISHQESYNSFALFNAKPLEGPGWTTLDAVLIAPIGIVSSLLTVLLLLHPRSPLKVEPDRARPGESA; encoded by the coding sequence GTGACGATCGATCCAACCGCCTTCGAACGCTACCGGCAGTCCCCGAACGACTGGACCACCCTGCCCCGCCTGTTGTTTGGCACGGCGATCACCGTCGCGCTCTGGGTCGGCATGACCATGGCCGTTTTGTTGGGCGGCACCTATTTCTATGTCATCTGGCAGGCATCGATCGGCGGCTCGCCGCTCTCAGGCGGAGCGGTCCAGAATTTCCTCGCTTCACCTCAGGGCATCCTCACCGCGCTCGCCACCTTCGCCGGCATCTGGCTCGGCCTCTGGATTGCCATGCGCTGGGTCCATGGCGAACCGCTGGCAGCACTTGTCGGTGCCAGCCGCCGTGTTTCGCGATCTGGATTCCTCAAGGGATTGGTGGCGGTGCTGATCACGTCGCTGCTGTCCGAGATCCTGCTCTATCTGCTGCAGCCCGAGATCGCGCGCGGCGCGATAAGCCTGTCGACCTGGCTGCTGTTCCTGATCCCGATCGTAGCGTTGACCCTGCTGCAGACGTCGTCGGAAGAAGCCTTGTTTCGGGGCTACTTGCTGAGAGGCCTGGCCAACCGCTTCAAAAGCCCCTTCATCTGGGCGCTGGTGCCGGGGCTGCTGTTCACCTCCCTGCACTGGAGTTCAAGCTCATCAGCCGCCATCAACACCAGCGTGCTGGCCTCGATCGCCGCCTTCGCGCTGCTTTTGACGCTCCTGGTCTATGCCACCGGCAATCTCGGTGCGGCATTCGGCGTTCATCTGGGCAACAATCTGACTGGATTTCTGCTGATATCGCATCAGGAAAGCTACAATTCCTTCGCCCTGTTCAATGCCAAGCCGCTGGAAGGCCCCGGTTGGACGACGCTGGACGCAGTTCTCATTGCGCCGATCGGCATCGTCTCCAGCCTGCTGACCGTCCTGCTGCTGCTGCATCCGCGCTCGCCGCTGAAGGTCGAACCGGACAGGGCGCGACCTGGAGAAAGCGCGTGA
- a CDS encoding putative zinc-binding metallopeptidase: MKLFDCPHCGHRLYFENAQCLNCSSTVLYHPEDARFVLSGTVGIFQCTNAEECACNWVAEPGQAFCRACQLNQLIPDLSVDGNRRRWIRVEAAKKRAIYSLLAFGLPVAPKQNPGDEIGLAFDLLADPIGGGPGGERILTGHDNGLITLNVAEADSAEREKRRVEMGENYRTLLGHFRHELGHYYWDRLIRDDPERLEAFRALFGDERADYEQALKNHYANGAPPDWQQEHISAYATSHPWEDWAETWAHHLHITDTLEMVYALNFPLGRLETVEAEALPRGDTGGGLQAAPSEPSATPEPFEKILARWLVLSEASNSINRCMGLPDLYPFIISDVTARKLAFVHQLLTQ; the protein is encoded by the coding sequence ATGAAGCTTTTCGACTGCCCGCATTGCGGCCATCGCCTCTACTTCGAAAACGCCCAGTGCCTGAATTGCTCCAGCACGGTGCTCTATCATCCCGAGGACGCGCGCTTTGTATTGTCGGGCACCGTCGGCATTTTCCAATGCACCAATGCCGAGGAATGCGCCTGCAACTGGGTCGCTGAACCCGGCCAAGCCTTCTGCCGCGCATGCCAGCTGAACCAGCTCATCCCGGATCTCTCCGTTGACGGCAACCGTCGCCGCTGGATCCGCGTCGAGGCGGCGAAGAAACGCGCCATCTATTCGCTGCTCGCCTTCGGCCTGCCCGTCGCGCCCAAGCAGAACCCCGGCGACGAGATCGGCCTTGCCTTCGACCTGCTCGCCGATCCGATCGGCGGCGGGCCGGGCGGCGAGCGCATCCTGACCGGGCACGACAACGGGTTGATAACGCTCAATGTCGCCGAGGCCGACTCGGCCGAGCGCGAAAAGCGACGCGTCGAGATGGGCGAGAATTACCGCACGCTGCTCGGCCATTTCCGCCACGAACTCGGCCACTACTACTGGGATCGCCTGATCCGCGACGATCCGGAAAGGCTGGAAGCCTTCCGCGCCCTGTTCGGCGACGAACGCGCCGATTACGAACAGGCGCTGAAGAACCACTATGCCAATGGCGCGCCGCCCGACTGGCAACAGGAGCATATCTCGGCCTATGCCACGTCGCACCCCTGGGAGGACTGGGCCGAGACCTGGGCGCACCATCTGCACATCACCGACACGCTGGAAATGGTGTATGCGTTGAATTTCCCGCTCGGCCGGCTGGAGACGGTGGAAGCCGAAGCCTTGCCTCGGGGTGATACGGGCGGCGGACTGCAGGCGGCGCCTTCCGAACCATCGGCCACCCCGGAGCCCTTCGAAAAAATCCTCGCACGCTGGCTGGTGCTGTCCGAAGCCTCCAACTCCATCAATCGCTGCATGGGCTTGCCCGACCTCTATCCCTTCATCATCTCGGACGTCACGGCACGGAAGCTGGCCTTCGTTCACCAGCTTTTGACGCAATGA
- a CDS encoding lytic transglycosylase domain-containing protein, whose protein sequence is MAFLAKGKIFAAAALAVFAMATGTQAAPSCGKTGAGFDAWKPGFAAEAKAEGVGPKGLAALDGATYATKTISVDRGIHKAFSGSVEDFMKRRGGAAIISKGRSLKKSNAALFSQIESTYGVSPGVLLAIWGMETGFGSAMGNQNTVSAILTLAYDCRRPEFFHPHAIAALKLVDRGALTASSVGAAHGEIGHTQFLPGNVLKYGVGSGNLRDKATALASTANFLKGHGWQRGASAQANIGAIAGWNDASVYQQAIARIATAIDAN, encoded by the coding sequence ATGGCATTTCTTGCCAAGGGAAAGATTTTTGCGGCCGCCGCCTTGGCGGTGTTCGCGATGGCGACAGGCACCCAGGCGGCGCCCAGCTGTGGCAAAACCGGCGCCGGCTTCGACGCCTGGAAGCCGGGGTTCGCCGCCGAGGCCAAGGCCGAAGGTGTAGGCCCCAAGGGGCTGGCCGCCCTGGATGGCGCCACCTACGCGACAAAGACGATCTCCGTCGACCGCGGCATTCACAAGGCTTTCAGTGGCTCGGTGGAAGATTTCATGAAGCGCCGTGGCGGGGCAGCGATCATTTCCAAGGGTCGTTCGCTGAAGAAGTCGAACGCGGCGCTGTTCAGTCAGATCGAGAGCACCTACGGTGTGTCGCCGGGTGTGCTGCTCGCCATCTGGGGAATGGAGACCGGCTTCGGTTCCGCCATGGGCAACCAGAATACGGTGTCCGCCATTCTGACGCTTGCATATGATTGCCGCCGTCCGGAGTTCTTTCACCCGCATGCCATTGCAGCCCTGAAGCTGGTTGATCGCGGCGCGTTGACCGCCTCGTCCGTCGGCGCCGCGCATGGCGAGATTGGCCATACGCAGTTCCTGCCCGGGAATGTCTTGAAGTATGGGGTGGGCAGCGGAAACCTGCGCGACAAGGCCACGGCGTTGGCATCCACCGCCAACTTCCTCAAGGGTCATGGCTGGCAGAGGGGTGCGAGCGCGCAGGCCAATATTGGCGCCATTGCCGGCTGGAATGACGCGAGCGTCTATCAGCAGGCCATCGCCCGCATCGCCACGGCGATCGACGCCAACTGA
- a CDS encoding argininosuccinate synthase, which translates to MSKGKDVKKVVLAYSGGLDTSIILKWLQTELGAEVVTFTADLGQGGELEPARLKAEMMGIKDIRIVDVREEFVADFVFPMFRANAVYEGTYLLGTSIARPLISKHLVEIAKETGADAIAHGATGKGNDQVRFELSAYALNPDIKVIAPWRDWSFKSRTDLINFAEQHQIPVPKDKKGDAPFSVDANLLHSSSEGKVLEDPWNEPPEFVHQRTVSPMDAPDVVTEIEIEFLKGDPIALNGKKLSPATMLAALNDLGRDNGIGRLDLVENRFVGMKSRGVYETPGGTILISAHRAIESITLDRGAAHLKDEFMPRYAELIYNGFWFAPERLMLQAMIDKSQDDVEGTVRLKLYKGNVIVTGRKSKKTLYSDALVTFEDDRGAYDQKDAAGFIRLNALRLRTLAARSRKG; encoded by the coding sequence ATGTCCAAGGGAAAAGACGTCAAGAAAGTCGTGCTCGCCTATTCGGGTGGCCTCGACACATCCATCATCCTGAAATGGCTGCAGACCGAACTCGGCGCCGAAGTCGTCACCTTCACCGCCGACCTCGGCCAGGGTGGAGAACTGGAGCCGGCGCGCCTCAAGGCCGAGATGATGGGCATCAAGGACATCCGCATCGTCGATGTCCGCGAGGAATTCGTTGCTGATTTCGTCTTCCCGATGTTCCGCGCCAACGCCGTCTATGAAGGCACCTATCTGCTCGGCACCTCGATCGCCCGGCCGCTGATTTCGAAGCATCTGGTCGAGATCGCCAAGGAAACCGGTGCCGACGCGATTGCGCACGGCGCCACCGGCAAGGGCAACGACCAGGTTCGTTTCGAGCTATCCGCCTATGCGCTGAACCCCGACATCAAGGTCATCGCGCCATGGCGCGACTGGTCGTTCAAGTCGCGCACCGACCTGATCAATTTCGCCGAGCAGCACCAGATTCCCGTCCCCAAGGACAAGAAGGGTGACGCACCGTTCTCCGTCGACGCCAACCTCCTGCACTCGTCCTCCGAGGGCAAGGTGCTGGAAGACCCGTGGAACGAGCCGCCGGAATTCGTCCATCAGCGCACTGTTTCGCCGATGGATGCGCCGGACGTCGTCACAGAGATCGAGATCGAGTTCCTGAAGGGCGATCCGATCGCGCTCAACGGCAAGAAACTGTCGCCGGCAACCATGCTGGCCGCGCTCAACGATCTCGGCCGCGACAACGGCATCGGCCGGCTCGACCTGGTCGAGAACCGCTTCGTCGGCATGAAATCGCGCGGCGTCTACGAGACACCCGGCGGCACCATCCTGATATCAGCCCACCGTGCGATTGAATCGATCACGCTCGACCGGGGTGCCGCCCACCTCAAGGACGAGTTCATGCCACGCTATGCCGAACTCATCTACAACGGCTTCTGGTTCGCGCCCGAGCGCCTCATGCTGCAGGCGATGATCGACAAGAGCCAGGACGACGTCGAAGGCACGGTGCGGCTGAAACTCTACAAGGGCAATGTCATCGTCACCGGCCGCAAGTCGAAGAAGACGCTCTATTCCGACGCACTGGTCACCTTCGAGGACGACCGTGGCGCCTACGACCAGAAGGATGCCGCCGGCTTCATCCGCCTCAACGCGCTGCGGCTGCGGACGCTCGCGGCGCGCAGCCGTAAGGGTTGA
- a CDS encoding putative bifunctional diguanylate cyclase/phosphodiesterase, which translates to MRVISCIVTEHNLWLVLLAALMCVTGSWVTIGLLDRTRKTAGVQMKGWLFLTAVAAGSSIWCTHFIAMLAYQPGAPITFDPILTMVSLVMAVAGTGVGFTIASDKSRRLAPEWGGCVVGLAISAMHYTGMMAYHVAGIVEWDLGYVAASLVISMAFSAAAIGQAIRRPYRRAQYVGIGLLVLAIVGLHFTGMAAVAVTPMSFISTGTNPEILVAMAVAVAVVGLIVAATGFASYLIDERGRLESFERLQHLALNDSLTGLANRVSFNDRLDHEIERAREDEETMTAVIVIDLDRFKEINDLRGHAAGDQALKIVARRLAKLTGEGEFVARLGGDEFAAIKRFKDQNDLLGLVSRLEKSLFQPLRIDDFEIATGASIGVAVYPRDGDDRERLVSNADLAMYRAKNDMSRAVCFYESNMDETARARRALAIDLRQAVERGELSLHYQVQTSVSTGAVCGYEALLRWTHPERGMIAPTDFIPIAEENGSILAIGEWVLRTACREAASWDNNYKIAVNLSPVQFAHADLAKLVHHILIETGLSPNRLELELTESTIVADKFRTLHVLRQIKALGVTIAIDDFGTGYSSLDTLRSFPFDKIKLDRSFMADVERSPQAKAIIRAVLTLGRSLDIPVLAEGVETHVQLAILQVEGCNEAQGYFLGRPQPIDQILLAGVADSRRVPHDLVPGERPRISVRR; encoded by the coding sequence ATGCGCGTTATATCCTGTATCGTCACGGAGCATAATCTGTGGCTCGTCCTCCTGGCGGCGCTGATGTGCGTCACCGGTTCATGGGTGACGATTGGTCTCCTCGACCGCACCAGGAAAACCGCGGGCGTGCAGATGAAGGGCTGGCTGTTCCTGACCGCCGTCGCCGCGGGCTCCTCGATCTGGTGCACGCATTTCATCGCCATGCTCGCCTACCAGCCCGGTGCGCCGATCACATTCGATCCCATTCTCACCATGGTGTCGCTGGTCATGGCTGTTGCCGGAACCGGAGTGGGCTTCACCATTGCCTCTGACAAAAGCCGGCGTCTCGCCCCGGAATGGGGCGGGTGTGTTGTCGGGCTGGCGATCTCGGCCATGCACTATACCGGCATGATGGCCTACCACGTTGCCGGGATCGTCGAATGGGACCTTGGCTATGTCGCGGCGTCGCTGGTCATTTCAATGGCCTTTTCAGCTGCCGCTATTGGCCAGGCCATACGCCGGCCCTACCGTCGGGCGCAGTATGTCGGCATCGGACTGCTCGTGCTGGCGATCGTCGGCCTCCATTTCACGGGGATGGCGGCGGTGGCGGTGACGCCGATGTCCTTCATCAGCACGGGCACCAATCCCGAAATCCTCGTGGCGATGGCTGTCGCCGTCGCCGTCGTTGGCCTGATTGTCGCCGCGACCGGTTTCGCCAGCTATCTGATCGACGAGCGCGGGCGGCTGGAGAGCTTCGAGCGGCTCCAGCATCTGGCGCTCAACGATTCGCTCACCGGCCTTGCCAACCGCGTCAGTTTCAACGATCGCCTCGACCATGAGATCGAGCGGGCGCGGGAAGACGAGGAGACGATGACGGCGGTCATCGTGATCGACCTCGACCGCTTCAAGGAGATCAATGATCTGAGGGGCCACGCAGCGGGCGACCAAGCGCTGAAGATCGTTGCCAGAAGACTGGCAAAGCTGACTGGAGAAGGGGAATTCGTTGCTCGCCTGGGCGGCGACGAGTTTGCCGCGATCAAACGCTTCAAGGACCAGAACGACCTTCTCGGCTTGGTCTCGCGCTTGGAAAAATCATTGTTCCAGCCGCTGCGGATCGACGATTTCGAAATCGCCACGGGAGCCAGCATCGGCGTCGCCGTCTATCCTCGAGACGGCGATGATCGGGAAAGGCTGGTCAGCAACGCCGACCTTGCCATGTATCGGGCCAAGAACGACATGTCGCGGGCCGTCTGTTTCTACGAATCCAACATGGATGAGACGGCGCGTGCGCGGCGTGCGTTGGCCATCGACCTTCGGCAGGCGGTCGAGCGTGGCGAGCTTTCCCTCCACTATCAGGTGCAGACTTCGGTTTCGACCGGTGCCGTCTGTGGTTACGAGGCGCTGCTGCGCTGGACGCATCCCGAACGCGGCATGATCGCGCCCACCGACTTCATCCCGATCGCTGAAGAAAACGGGTCGATCCTTGCAATCGGCGAATGGGTGCTGCGGACCGCATGCCGCGAGGCGGCGTCGTGGGACAACAACTACAAGATCGCCGTCAACCTGTCGCCAGTGCAGTTCGCCCACGCCGATCTTGCCAAGCTGGTTCACCACATCCTGATTGAAACCGGCCTTTCTCCCAATCGGCTGGAGCTGGAGCTCACCGAATCGACCATCGTCGCCGACAAGTTCCGCACGCTGCATGTCCTTCGCCAGATCAAGGCGCTGGGCGTCACGATCGCGATCGACGATTTCGGCACGGGCTATTCGTCACTGGATACATTGCGCTCGTTTCCCTTCGACAAGATCAAGCTCGACCGATCCTTCATGGCCGATGTCGAGCGCAGCCCGCAGGCCAAGGCGATCATTCGAGCGGTGCTGACGCTGGGGCGCAGCCTGGACATCCCGGTGCTTGCCGAGGGTGTCGAGACGCATGTCCAGCTCGCCATCCTGCAAGTCGAGGGTTGCAACGAGGCGCAGGGCTATTTCCTGGGCCGCCCGCAGCCGATCGATCAGATCCTGCTGGCGGGGGTGGCGGATAGCCGCCGCGTCCCGCATGACCTGGTCCCTGGCGAGCGACCCAGGATAAGCGTGAGGCGGTAG
- a CDS encoding LysE family translocator, giving the protein MSFIPDTSTLIQFAIATVILAITPGPDMTLFVSRTLSQGRATGFASMAGALCGTLVHTTLVVVGVSALIVASPMAFFALKICGAGYLVFLAWQAITKGSAFSPEKKTGPQISLFRSWAAGLGVNLLNPKIILFFMTFLPQFVSAHDPHAPGKLFFLGAMFIVLSIPVTAPMVFAAEKFSSAMKASPRVTRVVDYLFAGVFSAFALKILTAQAK; this is encoded by the coding sequence ATGTCCTTCATCCCCGATACCTCGACGCTGATCCAGTTCGCCATCGCCACCGTTATCCTGGCGATCACGCCGGGACCGGACATGACGCTGTTCGTCTCGCGCACGCTGAGCCAGGGCCGCGCCACCGGCTTTGCCTCGATGGCCGGCGCGCTGTGCGGCACGCTGGTCCACACGACGCTGGTGGTGGTCGGTGTGTCGGCGCTGATCGTCGCCTCACCCATGGCCTTCTTCGCGCTTAAGATTTGCGGCGCCGGCTATCTCGTGTTCCTGGCGTGGCAGGCGATCACCAAGGGTTCGGCCTTTTCGCCGGAGAAGAAGACGGGACCCCAGATTTCGCTGTTCCGCAGCTGGGCGGCCGGGCTTGGTGTCAACCTGCTCAACCCCAAGATCATCCTGTTCTTCATGACCTTCCTGCCGCAGTTCGTCTCCGCGCATGACCCGCATGCGCCGGGAAAGCTGTTCTTTCTCGGTGCGATGTTCATCGTGTTGTCGATCCCGGTGACGGCGCCGATGGTGTTCGCGGCGGAGAAATTCTCGTCTGCGATGAAGGCCAGCCCGCGCGTGACGCGAGTCGTCGATTATCTGTTCGCCGGCGTGTTCTCGGCCTTTGCCCTCAAGATACTGACAGCGCAGGCGAAATAG
- a CDS encoding outer membrane protein, whose amino-acid sequence MKSIFLASVAVLALVTDAGAQDARYSWAGSYIGVEGGYAGSSVGFDADATKFQDTYHKSGFLGGIYAGHDWQSGNVVYGVVGDFDFVGVGNTDFGDSEAFTGGKGEAYSYDVDWVATARLRAGYAVSDRFLAYATGGVAAGHFQATNYDYPFLGTSSTSDFSGVKFGGVFGVGAEYALADKWSLKAEYLHYIFDGIDPGPGGTAGARFKPSLDTVKFGIAYRF is encoded by the coding sequence ATGAAAAGCATATTTCTAGCGTCGGTCGCCGTGTTGGCGCTGGTCACCGATGCCGGCGCGCAGGATGCGCGCTATAGCTGGGCCGGTTCCTATATCGGCGTCGAGGGTGGCTATGCCGGCTCGTCGGTCGGCTTCGATGCCGATGCGACCAAGTTTCAGGATACCTACCACAAAAGCGGATTTCTTGGCGGCATTTATGCCGGCCATGATTGGCAGTCCGGAAACGTCGTCTACGGTGTCGTCGGGGATTTCGATTTTGTCGGTGTCGGCAACACGGACTTCGGCGACAGCGAGGCGTTTACCGGCGGCAAGGGTGAAGCCTATAGTTATGATGTCGACTGGGTAGCGACGGCGCGTCTGCGCGCCGGCTATGCGGTGTCGGATCGCTTCCTGGCGTATGCGACCGGCGGTGTGGCGGCCGGTCATTTTCAGGCGACAAATTACGATTATCCGTTCTTGGGCACGAGTTCGACCTCGGATTTTTCCGGCGTGAAGTTCGGCGGCGTCTTTGGTGTGGGTGCCGAATACGCTTTGGCCGACAAGTGGTCGCTGAAGGCGGAGTATCTCCACTACATATTCGACGGAATCGATCCGGGCCCCGGCGGTACGGCAGGTGCGCGGTTCAAGCCATCTCTCGACACCGTCAAATTCGGTATCGCGTACCGCTTCTAA